TAGCGGGGTTATAAATAAAAAAGGTTTAGCTAAATTTAGCTCACTTTTTAACATTTTAAATTTATCAAAAGAGTGTGCTAACATTTTTAAAACTCATCAAATAAAAGCAGTCTTTAGCGTTGGTGGATACAGCGCAAGTCCAGCTTGTTTTGCTTGTGTTTTTACAAAAACTCCACTTTTTATCCATGAACAAAACGCCTTTATAGGGAGATTAAACAGGCTTTTTAAGCCATTTTCAAAAGGATTTTATAGCTCGTATTCTAAGCCAAAATTTGATTATCCAGTAGGTGGTAGATTTTTTCAATCAGCAAGAAATAGAACTAGTCTTAAAAAGGTACTATTTTTAGGTGGCTCTCAAGGTGCTAAATTTATAAATGATTTAGCTCTTGATTTAGCTCTTAATTTAACAAAAAAAGACATTTTAATCTCTCATCAGTGTGGAAAAGCAGACTTTGAAAGAGTGGCTAAATTTTACGCTGATAACTCTATAAAAGCTGATGTTTTTGCCTTTTCAAAAGAGCTTGACATTAAGATGAATATGGCTGATTTGTGCATAAGCAGAAGTGGTGCTTCAACTCTTTGGGAACTATGTGCAAATAAGCTTCCAGCTATTTTTATACCATTTCCTTACGCTGCAAATGATCATCAGTTTTATAATGCTAGATTTTTAGCTAACTCAAATTTGGCTAAGATTTTTAGACAAGATGAAATTTCACAAAATTTCATAGACGAAATACTATCTTATGACATTGCTACAACTAGTAAAAATTTAAGCAAAATTTTAAGCCCAAATGCTGCTAAAACCATAGTTGATGATATGTTTATTAAGCTGGGTTATTCCATAAATTCCTCTGCTGTTTGAGCAGCAAGGCGGAGTTTATCGCTATTAAAGTGAGTATAAATTCTTGATGTATTTAGGTTTGCATGACCTAAGGCTTCTTGGACTAAAACTAAGTCTTTATGCTTTTTATATAGCATCGTAGCAAAAGTATGCCTAAGCATATGAGCGCCATTTTTAGCCTTTCTAATTCCAGCCTTAAAGAGAATTTGCTCAACTATACGGCTTACATATGCTTGAGTTAAAGGGCGTCCTTTGGAATTTATAAAAACAAAGCCATCTTTATTTTCATAGTGTGTTTCTAAAGCGTTTAAGTGATCTTCTATGAGATGTTTTTTTACCATTACGATTCTATATTTATTGCCTTTGCCCCTTATCCTAAAAATAAAAAGATCACCTTCTTGGCTAATATCTCTAAATTTAAGGTTTAAAGCTTCGCTAACACGTATTCCAGTAAAGATTATAACTTTGATAATAAGCTTGTTTCTATTTGTGTTTTTTTTAAAATCACTTGCTTCTACAGCATCAAGAAATTCTTTTAACTCATCTTCGCTCATAAATTCAGGAAGTTTTGTTCCCATACTTCCACTTATACCACCCCAGTTTTTTAACTCTATACCAAAGTTATGACTTACTTGATTTTCTTCATTTTGTTTATCTAAAAATGAGAAAAAATTTAGCGTGGCTATGCGGTAGTTTTTCTTAGTTGCATCACTTAGTCCACCTGTCACACTAGCTAAAACTTCGCTTAAAAACTCCTCATCAATCTGCTTAAAACTATCAAGTTCATAGAAAAATATAGTTTCAAAGATTTTTTTGAGCGGATTAAAGTAGGTATTTATGCCCGTAATTCCAGCATTTCTAGCTTGTTTTACAAGCCCATCAAGCTCATCAAGAGTCTCTACGCCTTTAGTTAATGCAAAATTTACACTATTTAGTGCTTTTGGATCTTTTAGCTCTTTATTTGACAGTGAGCTTAATTTATACTTTATAAATCTACTTAGCCAAAAAATTGCTGAGGCTTTAAAGTTTTCTTTATAGTCTAGTTTATACTTCAAATTTTACTCCTTACTCAAATATCGATGCTGGAAGTTCAAGTATGTTTTTTATTAAGTTAAAAGGGCTCATAAGTATATCTTTTGCGACTTTATTTGAGTACACTGGGTTTTTTGTGGTGCCACGAATTTCAATTATAGTTGAAAGTGTTCTATCGCTACCAAGAAAAATTTGGTTAATTATAGGTAAGTTTTGTAGTAAACTACTAGCATCTTTTAGATACATAACTTCAAGATCAATATTTAAAGCACCTGTTTTTAGATCGATATCACCAATTCCAGCGATATCTGCGCTAGTACCAAGAAAATTCATTCCTTGAATGTGGATATCATTACCTTTTCTTGAAAAGTAAATTTTACCATCTTTTACAGTAAAACCTTTTTCGTTGAAATCAGGAGTTTTAAACGAAGCAAGAGATGGAATGGTGTTTAAAAAAGTTAGCATTCTTTGGTATACGATAAAATCCGTTAGATATGTATTTTGCATCAAAATCTCAGCATTAAAGTTATCAAGGTTTTCTCCAACTGCTTTGATGGTTAAATTTCCACCACTAAAGCTATTTCTTCCAAGAAAGTTAT
The sequence above is a segment of the Campylobacter corcagiensis genome. Coding sequences within it:
- a CDS encoding UDP-N-acetylglucosamine--N-acetylmuramyl-(pentapeptide) pyrophosphoryl-undecaprenol N-acetylglucosamine transferase, with translation MSSIVVTGGGTGGHLAIAKVIATEIKSRGFETIFIGSTHGQDREWFEGSNLFSKTYFLQSSGVINKKGLAKFSSLFNILNLSKECANIFKTHQIKAVFSVGGYSASPACFACVFTKTPLFIHEQNAFIGRLNRLFKPFSKGFYSSYSKPKFDYPVGGRFFQSARNRTSLKKVLFLGGSQGAKFINDLALDLALNLTKKDILISHQCGKADFERVAKFYADNSIKADVFAFSKELDIKMNMADLCISRSGASTLWELCANKLPAIFIPFPYAANDHQFYNARFLANSNLAKIFRQDEISQNFIDEILSYDIATTSKNLSKILSPNAAKTIVDDMFIKLGYSINSSAV
- a CDS encoding tyrosine-type recombinase/integrase, which translates into the protein MKYKLDYKENFKASAIFWLSRFIKYKLSSLSNKELKDPKALNSVNFALTKGVETLDELDGLVKQARNAGITGINTYFNPLKKIFETIFFYELDSFKQIDEEFLSEVLASVTGGLSDATKKNYRIATLNFFSFLDKQNEENQVSHNFGIELKNWGGISGSMGTKLPEFMSEDELKEFLDAVEASDFKKNTNRNKLIIKVIIFTGIRVSEALNLKFRDISQEGDLFIFRIRGKGNKYRIVMVKKHLIEDHLNALETHYENKDGFVFINSKGRPLTQAYVSRIVEQILFKAGIRKAKNGAHMLRHTFATMLYKKHKDLVLVQEALGHANLNTSRIYTHFNSDKLRLAAQTAEEFME